The genomic DNA GCCGCCATCGACACCGACAAGGGCCCTCAAGGACACTTCGACGACTAGCCGCGCGCAGCCAACCACGTAAAAGAAGAAGGGCGTTCCCAAGGGAGCGCCCTTCTTTTGCGGCCTCCGGCGGCCGGGGCGCCGCCCCGGACCCCGCCAGAGAACCTTTTGAAAAAGGTTCTCTGGACTCTCCAAAACTTCTTGGGTGCCTTCGGCAAGGACGTGCTCACGCAAAAACATATGCTTTTCCATGAAGGAAAAGAACGATCTAATCCAAATGACGCCGCCCGGCCTCGCACCCTGCGAAGCAGCGACAAAAAGTTTAGGAAGGAAAGGGAGATGGGGGTCCGGGGGAAGGGGGAAAGGAAAGCCCTTTTCAAAGGGTTTCCTTTCCCCCTTCCCCCGGCCGCCGGAGGCATTCTCCTCCGACGTCCGGACTAGACGTTGAACAGGAAGTGGACCACGTCGCCGTCCTTCATGACGTACTCCTTGCCTTCGACGCGGAGCACGCCTTCGCTGCGGCATTTGGCCTCGGAGCCGTGCTTGACGAAGTTGTCGTAGGAAATGACCTCGGCTCGAATGAAGCCGCGCTCGAAATCGGTATGGATGACGCCCGCGGCGCGGGGGGCCTTGTCGCCGTCGTGGATGGTCCAGGCGCGGACCTCCTTTTCCCCGGCGGTGAAATAGCTGATCAGGCCAAGGGAGTGGAACCCGGTGCGGATAATCTGGTCCAGGCCGGACTCGGCGATGCCGTAGGACTCCAGGAACTCCTGATAGTCCGCGTCCTCAAGCCCCACAAGCTCCTCTTCCATCCGAGCGGAAATCTTGACGAACTCCGCACCACGCTTCTCGGCCAGACCGCGCACCGCCCGAATGTAGTCGTTGTCCTCGGTCAGGCCGTCCTCATCGACGTTGGCGCAGTAGATCACGTTCTTGGCGGTAATCAGTCGCAATTCGCCGAGCAGCTCGGGCAGGGCCTTCAGATCGCTCTCAAAGGTGGCGGCCGGAAGCCCCTGGTCCAGGTGAGCCATGAGCTGCTTGGCGGCCTCGATCTTCGGGGCCAGGGTCTTGTCGCCCTTGAGCATCTTTTCCATGCGCTCGATACGGTTCTCCAGCACCTGGACGTCGGCCAGGATAAGCTCGGTCTCGATGATATCGATGTCGCGCAGGGGATCCACGGAATTGGCCACGTGGATGACGTCGTCATCGTCGAAACAGCGGACCACGTGCAGGATGGCCTGGGTCTCGCGGATATTGGCCAGAAACTTGTTGCCCAGCCCTTCGCCCTTGCTCGCCCCGGCCACCAGCCCGGCGATGTCCACAAAATCCACTGTGGAATTCATCACCCGCTGGGGATTGACCAAATCGGCCAGCACCGTCAGCCGACGGTCCGGCACCGGCACCACCGCCTTGTTCGGCTCGATGGTGCAAAACGCATAGTTCGCGCTCTCGGCGTTCTGGGCCTTGGTCAGCGCATTGAACAACGTGGACTTGCCCACATTGGGCAATCCGACAATACCTATACTCAGCGACATGAAAACTCCCCGAAAAAAAGATTGCCGGAACAAAATCCCCGGCGCGGCCCTCTCCTTACCCGTCTTCCAGTCTTGAGGCAAGGGCGGGAACAACCGCGCCTCCGGCGGCCTTCGGGGGGACCGGAAAACCCTTTTCAAACGGCTCTCCGGACTCTCACGATTTTTTTGTGCGGCAGGTGGCGAAAGGGGGCAGCCCAAACGCCCGCTCCCGTCCCCGCAAAGAGAAGACGGCGGTTTCAGGCGGAAGGGATCCCCGGCCGGGTCTCCCGTGTCCGCACAGACTTGAGCGAAGCGAACCGGGATTCTCAAGACCCTCGGCCTTGAGCGGGGGCAGGGCGGCGCCCTGCCCGCCGGTCCCCCCGGGTCCGCCCTCCTTCCTACCGCTGCTTCGGTCGTCGGGCTTCGATGGTCTTGCCCGGCTTGAGTTCGAAGGATTGGCCAAAGATTTCCACGGGCACGATCTTGTCGCCTTGGTG from Desulfovibrio sp. Huiquan2017 includes the following:
- the ychF gene encoding redox-regulated ATPase YchF; the encoded protein is MSLSIGIVGLPNVGKSTLFNALTKAQNAESANYAFCTIEPNKAVVPVPDRRLTVLADLVNPQRVMNSTVDFVDIAGLVAGASKGEGLGNKFLANIRETQAILHVVRCFDDDDVIHVANSVDPLRDIDIIETELILADVQVLENRIERMEKMLKGDKTLAPKIEAAKQLMAHLDQGLPAATFESDLKALPELLGELRLITAKNVIYCANVDEDGLTEDNDYIRAVRGLAEKRGAEFVKISARMEEELVGLEDADYQEFLESYGIAESGLDQIIRTGFHSLGLISYFTAGEKEVRAWTIHDGDKAPRAAGVIHTDFERGFIRAEVISYDNFVKHGSEAKCRSEGVLRVEGKEYVMKDGDVVHFLFNV